A portion of the Streptomyces platensis genome contains these proteins:
- a CDS encoding APC family permease, translating to MAASAPAGASSGATARQRLHAWMLEGLSDMAKHQKGAHAGPVSSHPGQRWWRVMCLTGVDYFSTLGYQPGIAALAAGLLSPIATIVLVLVTLAGALPVYRRVAKESPHGQGSIAMLERLLSFWKGKLFVLTLLGFAATDFLITITLSAADAATHLVENPHLTSALRNGQMTITLLLIALLGAVFLKGFLEAIGVAVVLVGLYLTLNVVVVVAGLWHLATAAQLVTDWSHALTAEHGSPLAMVGVALLVFPKLALGLSGFETGVAVMPHIEGDPGDTEERPTGRIRGAKKLLTTSAVIMSVFLIVTSFITTVLIPEQAFQPGGSANGRALAYLAHAYLGSAFGTVYDISTIAILWFAGASAMAGLLNLMPQYLPRYGMAPHWARAVRPMVLVFTLIAFLVTWIFNADVDAQGGAYATGVLVLISSAAIAVTIAARRARERGWTIGFAVISLVFLYTTIANVIERPDGVKIGACFIAGIILVSFLSRLARAFELRVTSVVLDTMAERFIRDIAHRKIRFIANEPDQRDLAEYRDKLEQIRTDNDLPVDDDFIFVEVTVGDPSEFESELRVRGEVLHGRYRVLCLESSTISNALAALLLHARDMTGQRPHIYFEWTEGNPFAQFLRFFLFGQGEVAPVTREVLREAEPDRDRRPRVHVG from the coding sequence ATGGCCGCCTCCGCCCCTGCCGGTGCTTCCTCCGGGGCCACGGCGCGGCAGCGCCTGCACGCCTGGATGCTGGAAGGCCTGTCCGATATGGCCAAGCATCAGAAAGGGGCGCACGCCGGGCCGGTGAGCTCCCACCCGGGGCAGCGGTGGTGGCGGGTGATGTGCCTGACCGGTGTGGACTACTTCTCCACCCTCGGCTACCAGCCGGGCATCGCCGCCCTGGCCGCGGGCCTGCTGTCACCGATCGCCACCATCGTCCTGGTCCTCGTGACCCTCGCCGGCGCGCTGCCCGTCTACCGGCGGGTGGCGAAGGAGAGCCCGCACGGCCAGGGCTCGATCGCCATGCTGGAGCGGCTGCTGTCCTTCTGGAAGGGCAAGCTGTTCGTCCTGACCCTGCTGGGCTTCGCCGCCACCGACTTCCTCATCACCATCACCCTCTCGGCGGCCGACGCGGCGACCCACCTGGTGGAGAACCCACACCTCACCAGCGCCCTGCGCAACGGCCAGATGACCATCACCCTCCTCCTGATCGCGCTGCTCGGCGCGGTGTTCCTCAAGGGCTTCCTGGAGGCGATCGGGGTGGCGGTCGTCCTCGTGGGCCTCTACCTCACGCTGAACGTGGTCGTGGTCGTCGCCGGGCTGTGGCACCTGGCGACCGCGGCGCAGCTCGTCACCGACTGGTCCCATGCCCTGACCGCCGAGCACGGCAGCCCGCTGGCGATGGTCGGCGTGGCCCTGCTGGTCTTCCCCAAGCTGGCGCTGGGCCTGTCCGGCTTCGAAACCGGCGTGGCGGTGATGCCGCACATCGAAGGCGACCCCGGCGACACCGAGGAGCGCCCCACCGGACGGATCCGCGGCGCGAAGAAGCTGCTCACCACCTCTGCCGTGATCATGAGCGTCTTCCTCATCGTCACCAGCTTCATCACCACCGTGCTCATCCCGGAGCAGGCGTTCCAGCCCGGCGGCTCGGCCAACGGCCGCGCCCTCGCCTATCTGGCCCACGCGTACCTGGGCTCGGCCTTCGGCACGGTCTACGACATCTCGACCATCGCCATCCTCTGGTTCGCCGGCGCCTCGGCCATGGCCGGACTGCTGAACCTGATGCCGCAGTACCTGCCGCGCTACGGCATGGCGCCCCACTGGGCCCGCGCAGTGCGCCCGATGGTGCTGGTCTTCACCCTGATCGCCTTCCTGGTCACCTGGATCTTCAACGCCGACGTGGACGCCCAGGGCGGCGCCTATGCCACCGGCGTCCTGGTCCTGATCAGCTCCGCCGCGATCGCCGTGACCATCGCCGCCCGGCGGGCCCGGGAGCGCGGCTGGACGATCGGCTTCGCGGTGATCTCCCTCGTCTTCCTCTACACCACCATCGCGAACGTCATCGAGCGCCCCGACGGCGTCAAGATCGGTGCCTGCTTCATCGCCGGCATCATCCTGGTGTCGTTCCTCTCCCGCCTCGCCCGCGCCTTCGAGCTGCGCGTGACCAGCGTCGTACTCGACACCATGGCCGAGCGGTTCATCCGCGATATCGCCCATCGCAAGATCCGCTTCATCGCGAACGAGCCCGACCAGCGGGATCTGGCCGAGTACCGCGACAAGCTCGAACAGATCCGCACCGACAACGACCTCCCGGTCGACGACGACTTCATCTTCGTCGAGGTCACCGTCGGAGACCCCTCGGAGTTCGAGAGCGAACTACGGGTACGCGGCGAGGTCCTGCACGGCCGCTACCGCGTGCTCTGCCTGGAGAGCTCCACCATCTCCAACGCGCTGGCCGCCCTGCTGCTGCACGCCCGCGACATGACCGGACAGCGGCCGCACATCTACTTCGAGTGGACCGAAGGCAATCCCTTCGCCCAGTTCCTCCGGTTCTTCCTCTTCGGCCAGGGCGAGGTCGCCCCGGTCACCCGCGAAGTCCTCCGCGAGGCCGAACCGGACCGCGACCGCCGACCCCGCGTCCACGTGGGCTGA
- a CDS encoding GNAT family N-acetyltransferase: MIELAPDQLPPLARWFAAGSPGTAALAEHVPAAGTGRWWADRAHAPRTLAVACAGHVLLRGDPSALAPDALAVFDAHYVQAPSRFLPALGSAFDRIVPWERMLYVHQVPVAAPCPPRGVTVRRLVPADAPALAALAPDTAWLHASWGGPAGLAASGLGWAAFGADEVLAVACTYFHGTTYEDIACYTAPAHRRRRLALACVTALCQDIAGRGHTPSWTCSRDNRPSRLLAWTAGFRLTQEYVHYLTGKPARRDGGGTSGRPGRPAAAAARGDTPAPQR; encoded by the coding sequence GTGATCGAACTCGCCCCGGACCAACTCCCGCCGCTCGCCCGCTGGTTCGCCGCCGGGTCGCCGGGGACGGCGGCGCTGGCCGAACACGTACCGGCCGCCGGAACCGGCCGCTGGTGGGCCGACCGAGCCCATGCGCCACGCACGCTGGCCGTCGCCTGCGCCGGACATGTACTGCTCCGCGGCGACCCGAGCGCCCTGGCACCGGACGCCCTCGCCGTCTTCGACGCGCACTACGTGCAGGCCCCCAGCCGCTTCCTGCCGGCCCTGGGCAGCGCCTTCGACCGGATCGTGCCGTGGGAGCGGATGCTGTACGTGCACCAGGTGCCGGTGGCGGCGCCGTGCCCGCCGCGCGGGGTGACGGTGCGCCGACTGGTGCCGGCGGACGCCCCGGCGCTGGCCGCCCTCGCTCCGGACACGGCCTGGCTCCATGCCAGCTGGGGCGGCCCGGCCGGTCTCGCCGCCTCCGGACTCGGCTGGGCGGCCTTCGGGGCGGACGAGGTCCTCGCCGTCGCCTGCACGTACTTCCACGGCACCACGTACGAGGACATCGCCTGCTACACCGCGCCCGCACACCGTCGCCGGCGCCTCGCCCTGGCCTGTGTGACCGCCCTGTGCCAGGACATCGCGGGCCGCGGCCACACCCCCAGCTGGACCTGTTCCCGCGACAACCGCCCCAGCCGGCTCCTCGCCTGGACCGCCGGCTTCCGTCTGACGCAGGAGTATGTGCACTACCTCACCGGAAAACCGGCGCGGCGCGATGGCGGTGGCACGTCCGGCCGTCCCGGCCGCCCGGCCGCCGCTGCGGCCCGCGGAGACACGCCGGCGCCACAACGCTGA
- a CDS encoding SpoIIE family protein phosphatase, with protein MSLQSDRLDAVAAHPGSPPRRSEEYEDLFDQAPVIFAALSGPAHLLEAANPAFFEAIGGDRGRGEVPIGELIPELAPQGVLDRLDAVYRTGTAYRARAARLVLGPPGAEREGFFDFTYEPRRDALGRIDGVVVIAVETTAFHHAQLLAAEQRLLLEQIASDAPLGEILTGMARAIEELSPELIVSVLLTDPDGTHLLHGTGPSLPAFYNDAIDGIAIGPDVGSCGTAAYLREPVIVTDIATDSRWKDYRDLAARADVAACWSTPIMGTDDRLLGTFAMYHRAPKAPADKDVALSGAFARIAALAIERHQALEAERAAQEREKAVRDDLAFVLEASTAITREPHYGDCLQCLARLTVPALAPLCTVHVLEDGRTRRIAVAAATPADEELLAAPGMQEEVDRAVRRVLASGMTETDHADVARGGRPALPGVTDYASVPLGARGRTFGVLTLLATGPPLDGHAIALAEELARRAASSADNAHQFTDRVRLARDLQAGLLPPELPRIPGADLAASYHPAGEGLDVGGDFYDVFPLPNHRWALMIGDVCGRGALAATTTGMVRHTARAAARLLHDPVAVVAAINDALTEGLVGEDFFVSLVYGELRHTASHLTLDLIRAGHVPPLVRRADGAVEQVTPSGLLLGVAPAFDGRVCRVDLFPGDSLVLVTDGITEARSAAGEFFDEHRLAAALHARRTASAGAAALVESVNAAVTAFAGPSTPDDQATLVLTAT; from the coding sequence ATGTCCCTTCAGTCGGATCGCCTCGACGCGGTCGCCGCACATCCCGGGTCCCCGCCTCGCCGGAGCGAGGAGTACGAGGATCTCTTCGATCAGGCTCCGGTGATCTTTGCTGCGCTGAGCGGCCCGGCCCATCTGCTGGAGGCGGCGAATCCGGCGTTCTTCGAGGCCATCGGAGGCGACCGCGGACGTGGCGAGGTGCCGATCGGCGAGCTGATTCCCGAGCTGGCTCCGCAGGGCGTCCTGGACCGGCTCGACGCGGTGTACCGCACCGGCACCGCGTACCGGGCCCGCGCGGCGCGGCTGGTGCTCGGGCCGCCAGGGGCGGAGCGGGAGGGGTTCTTCGACTTCACCTACGAGCCGCGCCGGGACGCGCTCGGCCGGATCGACGGGGTGGTCGTGATCGCGGTGGAGACCACCGCCTTCCACCACGCGCAGCTCCTCGCGGCGGAACAGCGCCTCCTGCTGGAGCAGATCGCGAGCGACGCCCCACTGGGCGAGATCCTCACCGGCATGGCGCGGGCGATCGAGGAGCTGTCCCCGGAACTGATCGTCTCGGTGCTGCTCACCGATCCCGACGGCACCCATCTGCTGCACGGCACCGGCCCGAGCCTGCCCGCCTTCTACAACGACGCCATCGACGGCATCGCCATCGGTCCGGATGTCGGCTCCTGCGGGACGGCCGCCTATCTCCGCGAGCCGGTGATCGTCACCGATATCGCCACCGACAGCCGGTGGAAGGACTACCGCGACCTGGCCGCGCGGGCCGATGTCGCGGCGTGCTGGTCCACCCCGATCATGGGGACGGACGACCGGCTGCTGGGCACCTTCGCGATGTACCACCGCGCCCCCAAGGCCCCCGCGGACAAGGACGTGGCCCTCAGCGGTGCGTTCGCCCGTATTGCCGCGCTGGCCATCGAGCGCCACCAGGCCCTTGAGGCGGAGCGCGCCGCCCAGGAGCGGGAGAAGGCGGTCCGGGACGACCTGGCCTTCGTGTTGGAGGCCAGTACGGCCATCACCCGTGAACCGCACTACGGCGACTGTCTGCAATGCCTGGCCCGGCTGACCGTGCCGGCCCTGGCGCCGCTGTGCACGGTCCATGTGCTGGAGGACGGCCGGACCCGGCGGATCGCCGTGGCCGCCGCCACCCCGGCCGACGAGGAGCTGCTCGCCGCGCCCGGCATGCAGGAGGAGGTCGACCGGGCGGTGCGCCGGGTCCTGGCGTCCGGCATGACGGAGACGGACCACGCCGATGTCGCACGCGGCGGCCGCCCCGCGCTGCCCGGCGTCACCGATTACGCCTCCGTGCCGCTGGGCGCCCGCGGCCGTACCTTCGGCGTCCTGACCCTCCTGGCCACCGGCCCGCCCCTGGACGGCCATGCCATCGCCCTCGCCGAGGAGCTGGCCCGCCGGGCCGCGTCCAGCGCGGACAACGCCCACCAGTTCACCGACCGCGTCCGGCTGGCCCGCGACCTCCAGGCCGGTCTGCTGCCTCCCGAGCTGCCCAGGATTCCCGGCGCCGATCTGGCGGCGTCCTACCACCCCGCCGGTGAAGGGCTCGACGTCGGCGGCGACTTCTACGATGTCTTCCCGCTCCCCAACCACCGCTGGGCGCTGATGATCGGCGATGTGTGCGGGCGCGGCGCCCTGGCCGCCACCACCACCGGCATGGTCCGCCACACCGCCCGCGCCGCGGCGCGGCTGCTGCACGACCCGGTGGCCGTGGTCGCCGCCATCAACGACGCACTGACCGAAGGCCTCGTCGGCGAGGACTTCTTCGTCTCGCTCGTCTACGGCGAGCTGCGGCACACCGCCTCGCACCTCACGCTGGACCTGATCCGCGCCGGCCATGTCCCCCCGCTCGTCCGGCGCGCCGACGGCGCGGTCGAACAGGTCACCCCGTCGGGCCTGCTGCTGGGTGTGGCCCCCGCCTTCGACGGCCGCGTGTGCCGGGTCGACCTCTTCCCGGGCGACAGCCTGGTCCTGGTCACCGACGGCATCACCGAGGCCCGCTCCGCCGCCGGCGAGTTCTTCGACGAGCACCGCCTGGCCGCGGCCCTCCACGCGCGGCGCACCGCGTCCGCCGGCGCCGCCGCTCTCGTCGAGTCCGTCAATGCCGCGGTGACCGCCTTCGCGGGCCCGTCCACCCCCGACGACCAGGCCACTCTGGTCCTCACCGCCACCTGA
- a CDS encoding MalY/PatB family protein, with amino-acid sequence MDSAPRETPDDDRNPLHLLSLDALRRRTSMKWRTYPEDVLPLWVAEMDVPLAAPVARAITDAVALGDTGYPTGTAYAGALADFARTRWGWDGLAVERAAIVPDVMLGIVEMLKLITGPGAPVVVNCPVYPPFYQFVTHMDRRVVEAPLGGDLRIDFAALEEAFRHATTGGGRAAYLLCSPHNPTGTVHSAEELTAVAALADRYGIRVVADEIHAPVVAHDTAFVPYLSVPGAENGLALMSASKAWNLAGLKAAVAVAGPAAADDLARLPEEVSHGPSHLGIIAHTAALRDGRDWLDAVRAGIDDNRRLLAELLADRLPQVRYRPAAGTYLAWLDCRPLNLGDDPAAAFLARGRVALSPGTSFGTGGAGHVRLNLATSPGLLTEAVRRMAAAVD; translated from the coding sequence ATGGACAGCGCGCCGCGTGAGACCCCCGACGACGACCGCAACCCGCTGCACCTGCTCTCCCTCGACGCACTGCGCCGGCGTACGAGCATGAAGTGGCGGACCTACCCGGAGGATGTGCTGCCGCTGTGGGTGGCGGAGATGGACGTGCCGCTGGCCGCGCCGGTCGCCCGGGCGATCACGGACGCGGTCGCGCTTGGCGACACCGGTTATCCGACGGGGACCGCGTACGCCGGGGCGCTCGCCGACTTCGCCCGCACCCGGTGGGGCTGGGACGGGCTCGCCGTGGAGCGCGCGGCGATCGTGCCGGACGTGATGCTGGGCATCGTCGAGATGCTTAAGCTGATCACCGGGCCGGGCGCCCCGGTGGTCGTCAACTGCCCTGTCTACCCGCCCTTCTACCAGTTCGTGACGCATATGGACCGGCGCGTGGTGGAGGCACCGCTGGGCGGTGATCTGCGGATCGACTTCGCCGCGCTGGAGGAGGCGTTCCGGCATGCCACCACGGGCGGCGGCCGGGCCGCGTACCTGCTGTGCAGCCCGCACAATCCCACCGGCACCGTGCACAGCGCCGAGGAGCTGACCGCCGTCGCGGCGCTGGCGGACCGGTACGGCATCCGGGTCGTCGCCGACGAGATCCATGCGCCCGTGGTGGCACACGACACCGCCTTCGTGCCCTATCTGAGCGTGCCCGGGGCGGAGAACGGGCTTGCGCTGATGTCGGCCTCCAAGGCGTGGAATCTGGCCGGTCTCAAGGCCGCGGTCGCCGTGGCCGGGCCCGCCGCGGCCGACGATCTGGCCCGCCTCCCGGAGGAGGTCAGCCACGGCCCCAGCCACCTCGGCATCATCGCCCACACCGCCGCCCTGCGGGACGGCCGCGACTGGCTCGACGCGGTGCGCGCCGGGATCGACGACAACCGCCGGCTGCTCGCGGAGCTGCTGGCCGACCGGCTCCCCCAGGTCCGCTACCGCCCCGCCGCCGGGACCTATCTCGCCTGGCTCGACTGCCGCCCGCTGAATCTTGGTGACGACCCCGCGGCGGCCTTTCTCGCCCGCGGCCGGGTGGCCCTCAGTCCCGGTACGAGCTTCGGCACCGGCGGCGCCGGCCACGTCCGGCTCAACCTGGCGACCTCACCCGGTCTGCTCACCGAGGCGGTACGGCGGATGGCCGCGGCGGTGGACTGA
- a CDS encoding IclR family transcriptional regulator: MSESVAPGTGRNSGGGSPGERAAGALDRGLAILTHVAGNRGVSTPEIAQALGLTRSTAYRLVDRLEEQGWLTHTPAAGQWQLGPTAVRLASAAVTSTNLRDTAAPALRKLAELTQETVSLGVPNGLTMVFVHRERGTRPAVVTAEPGASRPLHSSSLGRAYLAALPPQKLEDTLIELVRDPTSPVSAATVSEVHAEVERTRERGWAQDLRDFDESSCCCGAAVYDHTGMPVACISVAGVAERMAPLVPTYGPVVAQVCRELSSALGYVPPGAQGASAASRPEVNDPL; the protein is encoded by the coding sequence ATGAGCGAGTCAGTGGCGCCGGGCACCGGCCGGAACTCCGGGGGCGGGAGTCCGGGCGAGCGGGCCGCGGGCGCACTGGACCGGGGGCTGGCGATCCTGACCCATGTGGCCGGGAACCGCGGTGTCTCGACTCCGGAGATCGCCCAGGCGCTGGGGCTGACCCGGAGCACGGCCTACCGTCTCGTCGACCGCCTGGAGGAGCAGGGCTGGCTGACCCACACCCCGGCCGCGGGGCAATGGCAGTTGGGGCCGACGGCGGTCCGGCTGGCGTCCGCGGCGGTGACCTCGACCAATCTGCGCGACACCGCGGCGCCCGCGCTGCGCAAGCTCGCCGAGCTCACCCAGGAAACCGTCAGCCTCGGCGTGCCCAACGGCCTGACCATGGTGTTCGTCCACCGCGAGCGCGGCACCCGGCCGGCCGTGGTGACCGCGGAGCCGGGCGCCTCCCGCCCCCTGCACTCCAGCTCGCTGGGCCGCGCCTATCTGGCCGCGCTGCCGCCGCAGAAGCTGGAGGACACCCTGATCGAGCTGGTCCGCGACCCGACGTCCCCGGTGTCCGCGGCCACCGTCTCGGAGGTGCATGCCGAGGTCGAGCGCACCCGGGAGCGTGGCTGGGCCCAGGATCTGCGGGACTTCGACGAGTCGAGCTGCTGCTGCGGCGCCGCCGTCTACGACCACACCGGGATGCCGGTCGCCTGCATCAGCGTGGCCGGTGTGGCCGAACGGATGGCGCCGCTGGTGCCGACCTACGGACCGGTGGTGGCGCAGGTGTGCCGGGAACTCTCGTCGGCGCTGGGTTACGTGCCGCCCGGGGCCCAGGGCGCGTCCGCAGCGTCCCGCCCTGAGGTGAACGACCCCCTCTAA
- a CDS encoding fumarylacetoacetate hydrolase family protein encodes MYLATLIHQGRDRLAGRLAPQDPWRLAPPYISLAEVIAGGTLPWSWGQLPTGTDLVPALPYRPGALYGVGLNYRDALQERGRERPAEPCLFPKLSSSVIGSGEAVVIDPDLTQRVDWETELAVIIGTEARQVSEADALRYVFGYTVANDISARDLQERDGQWLRGKGLDTFCPFGPVLVTADEIPDPQRLRIRTRVNGETVQDGSTADMVFGVPALIAYLSRFFTLRPGDVVLTGTPAGSGDYMRPPRALRPGDLLESEVEGIGRLTNPVRSTVPEGAGECVAVP; translated from the coding sequence ATGTATCTGGCCACCCTCATCCATCAGGGGCGCGACCGGCTCGCCGGCCGGCTGGCCCCGCAGGACCCCTGGCGGCTGGCACCGCCCTATATCTCCCTGGCGGAGGTCATCGCCGGCGGCACTCTGCCGTGGTCGTGGGGCCAACTGCCCACCGGGACCGACCTCGTGCCGGCCCTGCCGTACCGGCCGGGAGCGCTGTACGGAGTCGGGCTGAACTACCGGGACGCCCTCCAGGAGCGGGGCAGGGAACGCCCCGCCGAGCCCTGCCTCTTCCCCAAGCTCTCCTCCAGCGTCATCGGCAGTGGCGAGGCGGTCGTCATCGATCCGGATCTCACCCAACGTGTCGACTGGGAAACGGAGTTGGCGGTCATCATCGGCACCGAGGCCCGGCAGGTCTCCGAGGCGGACGCGCTGCGGTACGTCTTCGGCTACACCGTCGCCAACGACATCTCCGCCCGCGATCTGCAGGAGCGCGACGGACAGTGGCTGCGGGGCAAGGGTCTGGACACCTTCTGCCCCTTCGGGCCGGTGCTGGTCACGGCCGATGAGATACCGGACCCGCAGCGGCTGCGGATCCGCACCCGGGTCAACGGCGAGACGGTGCAGGACGGTTCGACGGCCGACATGGTCTTCGGCGTCCCGGCGCTGATCGCCTATCTCAGCCGGTTCTTCACCCTGCGGCCCGGTGATGTCGTGCTGACCGGGACCCCGGCGGGCAGCGGCGACTACATGCGGCCGCCGCGTGCCCTGCGGCCGGGCGATCTGCTGGAGTCGGAGGTGGAGGGAATCGGGCGGCTGACCAACCCGGTGCGCAGCACCGTGCCCGAGGGTGCCGGGGAGTGCGTCGCCGTGCCTTAG
- a CDS encoding VWA domain-containing protein, producing the protein MITRKRLAAGVCGLLAAIAVGLLPTPAVAGEPAAKSSPKVELTLDVSGSMRARDIDGQSRMAAAKQAFNEVLDAVPDDVQLGIRTLGANYRGEDRKVGCKDTRQLYPVGPLDRTEAKTAVATLAPTGWTPIGPALLGAADDLKGGDATRRIVLITDGEDTCAPLDPCQVARDIAAKGIHLTVDTLGLLPDAKTRNQLSCIAEATGGTYTSVQHTKELRDRVHQLVDRAARPVATPKPTEGAQQCADAPELKAGLYSDREKFAEHRWYRVAVRPGQELRASVSVGADRAVNNDYGVLLRASTVHGREIVRGAEAGDGRTDVISSGLRYPKPPLASSDDADKPATETVCLQVSNSFSAPASVKTDPGLPVELTVDLVDGPDEASDAAFFGLGHGWWYLIALVLTGLAAGLLWGWISRWRVTVWRTN; encoded by the coding sequence ATGATCACAAGAAAACGGCTGGCGGCCGGGGTGTGCGGCCTGCTCGCCGCGATAGCCGTCGGGCTGCTCCCCACACCTGCCGTCGCCGGTGAACCGGCGGCGAAGTCTTCCCCCAAGGTCGAGTTGACGCTCGATGTCAGCGGCTCGATGCGGGCCCGGGACATCGACGGGCAGAGCCGGATGGCCGCCGCGAAGCAGGCGTTCAACGAGGTGCTGGACGCCGTGCCGGACGATGTCCAGCTCGGCATCCGCACCCTCGGCGCCAACTACCGTGGCGAGGACCGGAAGGTCGGCTGCAAGGACACCCGGCAGCTCTACCCGGTCGGACCGCTCGACCGGACCGAGGCGAAGACCGCGGTGGCCACCCTCGCGCCCACCGGCTGGACGCCCATCGGGCCCGCCCTGCTGGGCGCGGCCGACGACCTCAAGGGCGGCGACGCGACCCGCCGGATCGTCCTCATCACGGACGGCGAGGACACCTGCGCCCCGCTCGACCCCTGCCAGGTGGCTCGGGACATCGCGGCCAAGGGCATCCACCTCACCGTCGACACCCTCGGCCTGCTGCCGGACGCCAAGACCCGCAACCAGCTGAGCTGTATCGCGGAGGCGACCGGCGGTACCTACACCTCGGTCCAGCACACCAAGGAACTCCGGGACCGCGTACACCAGTTGGTGGACCGCGCCGCCCGTCCCGTCGCCACACCGAAGCCGACCGAGGGTGCCCAGCAGTGCGCCGACGCCCCGGAGCTCAAGGCCGGTCTCTACAGCGACCGGGAGAAGTTCGCCGAGCACCGCTGGTACCGGGTGGCGGTCCGGCCCGGCCAGGAACTGCGGGCCTCGGTGAGCGTGGGCGCCGACCGCGCGGTCAACAACGACTACGGGGTCCTGCTGCGCGCCTCGACCGTGCACGGCCGGGAGATCGTCCGCGGTGCGGAGGCCGGCGACGGCCGTACCGATGTGATCTCTTCCGGGCTGCGCTATCCCAAGCCGCCGCTCGCGTCCTCGGACGATGCGGACAAGCCGGCGACGGAGACCGTCTGCCTCCAGGTCAGCAACTCCTTCTCGGCGCCCGCCTCGGTCAAGACCGACCCGGGCCTGCCGGTCGAGCTGACCGTCGACCTGGTGGACGGCCCCGACGAGGCCTCCGACGCGGCCTTCTTCGGCCTCGGCCACGGCTGGTGGTACCTGATCGCCCTGGTGCTCACGGGCCTGGCGGCCGGTCTGCTGTGGGGCTGGATCTCCCGTTGGCGTGTCACCGTCTGGAGGACCAACTGA
- a CDS encoding DUF5685 family protein — MFGIVRPCTHRLSQGLKAEWMAHLCGLCLALRGDHGQFARVVTNYDGLIVSVLTDAQSGPAEAGRRTAGPCPLRGMRTASVAKGEGARLAASVSLVLASAKIRDHVADRNGLLRRRPVAAAARKVAAGWDRAGARTGATLGFDTAVLVDAVDRQVGIEELAGPGTPLTVITEPTETATAAAFAHTAVLAGRPGNAAPLAEAGRFFGRLAHLLDAVEDRTADAAEGAWNPLTATGATMAQARRLCDDALHGIRLALREVEFADSTLVHVLLVHELRRSVDRAFGTAACSHQGHGAPGPYGGQGGNPYGNGPGQPAPYGQPPQYGQPSAGNPYAQGGPHLNGPQSPYHGGQLPPGGPGGGDGGGSGGGGGMPKFPQQPKKPRGFFAGCAVAIGLCCTCQLCCAEEFEGPWSRKKREGCCQNCDCNGCGCECLGCCECLSCCNC, encoded by the coding sequence ATGTTCGGAATCGTCAGGCCTTGCACCCATCGCCTGTCCCAGGGGCTCAAAGCGGAGTGGATGGCCCATCTGTGCGGCCTCTGTCTCGCACTGCGTGGCGATCACGGGCAGTTCGCCCGGGTCGTCACCAACTACGACGGGCTGATCGTCTCGGTGCTGACGGATGCTCAGTCGGGCCCTGCGGAGGCCGGCCGCCGTACCGCCGGACCCTGCCCGCTGCGGGGGATGCGGACCGCGTCGGTGGCGAAGGGCGAGGGCGCACGGCTGGCGGCCTCGGTGTCCCTCGTGCTCGCCTCGGCGAAGATACGTGACCATGTCGCCGACCGGAACGGCCTGTTGCGCCGCCGGCCGGTGGCCGCCGCCGCGCGCAAGGTCGCCGCGGGCTGGGACCGGGCCGGCGCGCGCACCGGCGCCACCCTCGGCTTTGACACCGCGGTGCTGGTCGACGCGGTCGACCGGCAGGTGGGCATCGAGGAACTGGCCGGTCCCGGCACGCCGTTGACGGTCATCACCGAACCGACCGAGACGGCGACCGCCGCGGCCTTCGCCCACACCGCCGTACTGGCGGGCCGGCCGGGCAACGCCGCACCCCTGGCCGAGGCCGGCCGGTTCTTCGGCCGGCTGGCCCATCTCCTCGATGCCGTGGAGGACCGCACCGCGGACGCCGCCGAGGGCGCCTGGAACCCGCTCACCGCCACCGGCGCCACCATGGCGCAGGCCCGCCGGCTGTGCGACGACGCTCTGCACGGCATCCGTCTCGCCCTGCGCGAGGTGGAGTTCGCCGACTCCACCCTGGTGCACGTCCTGTTGGTGCACGAGCTGCGCCGGTCGGTGGACCGGGCCTTCGGCACCGCCGCCTGCTCCCATCAGGGACACGGCGCGCCGGGCCCGTACGGCGGCCAGGGCGGCAACCCGTACGGGAACGGACCCGGTCAGCCCGCCCCGTACGGGCAGCCCCCGCAATACGGGCAGCCGTCGGCCGGTAACCCGTACGCCCAGGGCGGGCCGCATCTGAACGGGCCGCAGAGCCCTTACCACGGTGGCCAGCTGCCTCCGGGTGGCCCGGGCGGTGGCGACGGCGGCGGCTCGGGCGGTGGCGGTGGGATGCCGAAGTTCCCGCAGCAGCCGAAGAAGCCCCGTGGGTTCTTCGCCGGCTGCGCGGTCGCCATCGGGCTGTGCTGCACCTGTCAGCTCTGCTGTGCCGAGGAGTTCGAGGGGCCGTGGTCGCGCAAGAAGCGCGAGGGGTGCTGCCAGAACTGCGACTGCAACGGCTGCGGGTGTGAGTGCCTCGGCTGCTGTGAATGCCTCAGCTGCTGCAACTGCTGA